Part of the Hyphomicrobium album genome is shown below.
CTCAGAGTGGCGGCGGCGCCAACCATCGCGGAGAAAACCGGCAAACGGCTGTCACAGAATCACATGCCAATCCTGGGGTGAGGCGCGAATCGGTTAGCGTCGATGCAAATCAAAGCGTTGTGCCAGCACGCGGTCGTTTCTTTGCGGAGGCATGTCATTGACCCGGATCCTGACAGGCCCCGCGCGGGCGCAACTGATCGCCGCCACTTTGGCCGCTACCTTCGCATGTGCGCCGTCGCTTGCGCAGGCGACGGACCCCGGCAGCTCTTGCTGCGCCGATCTCGACGCGCGCATCGCTGAGCTCGAGGAGACGGTCGCACGCCGCGGCAATCGAAAGGTCGGCCTCGAAATCTATGGTCTCGTCAACCAGGCGCTGCTCGGCTGGTATGACGGCAAGGAATCAGACGCTTACTTGGTTACCAACGACAACCAGCGCACGCGCTTCGGCTTCAAGGGGAAGGCGAAGATCGACAAGAACTGGGAAGCCGGGTTCAAGATCGAGATCGGCATCCGCTCAGCGAACTCCAAGCGCGTCAGTCAGATCGACCCCAAGGGCGACGACAACCCGGACGACGTCGGCTTCGATCTGCGCGATATCTACTGGTACCTGAAGGAGAAGCACCGCGGCACTCTGATCGTGGGCTTGAGCAATGCCGCCACGGACAAGATCACCGAGATCAATCTCACGCAGACGGAATCGTTCGCCAAGTACTCGGACGTCGAGGATACCGGTCTCGGCATGCTGCTGCGCTCGGCCGTGAACGGGCGGTTGACGAGCAGCGGCATTTCCTGGCGGCGCCTCATCGGCGACAGCGGCGATCAGCCGGGTGAGGGTGAGCGCGGATTTGACATGATCAAGTACGAATCCCCCGCCGTGCACGGGTTCTTTCTGTCGGCTTCGCTGGGTACGAAGGAGTTCTGGGATGTGGCGCTCCGCTACAAGGGGGAGTTCGGCGACGTCAAGTTCGAGGCCGGTGTCGGCTACCTCGAGGTCATCGACGGCGCGGAACTGGCGGTGTGCGCCGCCGCGGAGGTCGACAATATCGCCTTCGACGGCACGGTACACTCAAACCAGGACTGCCAAAGCTACGGCGGATCGTTCAGCGTTCTGCACGAGAAGACGGGCCTGTTCCTGAATTTCGGCACCGGCTTGAAGGTGGACAACTTGATCCGCGACACGCAGCGCTTCTCCGGCACCAACGTTGACGAGGACCAGTTCTTCTGGGCGGCGCAGGCGGGCGTTGAAAAAAAATTCAACGACCTCGGCAAGACCACCATCTACGGCGAGTACTACAACTATGACGGCGCCGGCGGTACGCGGCGCACGGTCAGGGCCGGCGATGCGCTCAACCCGACCGGAACCGGCAACTGGGCCGAGTGGTATACGGACGTGAACATCATGGGTGCCGGCATCGCGCAGGGCATCGATAAGGCCGCGATGATCCTCTATCTTTCATATCGTCATGTAGAGGGCGAGCTGCAGCTCCGACAGCTCAACGGCGTCGTGGCCAACGGGCCGATCGCGGATGCGCCGCTCGATGATCTCGATCTTCTGTTGACGGGCGCGGTGATCAAGTTCTGATCGTCTTCGAGATCCGCGCTTTGCCGCCGGCTTCATAAGCTCATCTGTTTTTCTTCGTTCCCCGCATAACCCGTCGCTCCTAGCTTCCCTAACAAGAGTTGGGGCTGTTCAGGATGCGGGGGTGCCGATGAGCTCGTCGGCAGAATTGCTTATGGCGCGGACGGACAAGGAGCACGGCACACGTCGGCCGCGCTTCGATGGTGGCGCGAGTGCGCCGCGATCGCTTCCCGCCATCATCGGCACGAACCTGAAGCGGCTGCGCACCCGTCAAGGACATTCGCTGGAGCGTCTCGCCAAGCTTGCCGGCGTCAGCCGCGCGATGCTGAGTCAGATCGAGACCGGCAAGAGCGTCCCGACCATCAGCCTGTTGTTGAAGGTCGCCGAGGCACTCGGCGTGTCGCTGGCGACGCTGGTGTCGAAACCCGCGTCGCAACAAACCAAAGTTCTCGTGCGCAATACCTCGCCGCTGCTGAGCAGCAATGGCGGCCGCTTCACGGCGCGGGCGCTGTTCGTTCCCTCCGAGGCGGACGCACGCGTCGAGTTCTACGAGTGTCGCCTCGCCGCCAAGCACCGCGAGGCGTTCGAGCCGCAGGTGGGCGGCACGCGCGAGAGCATCGTGGTGGTGAAGGGACGCGTCGAGCTGACGGTGGGGGTCGACCAGCCGCTGCTGCTGTCCGAGGGGGACGCAGCGCTGTTCCAGGCAGACGTCGAGCGCATCTTCCGCAATCCCGAGGGGAACGAGGCCTTGCTCTACCGGGTCGTCACCTACAACGGGAAGAGCGGCTGACGGCGCCGAGCCATTAGCAGTTTTCCGCATAAGCACTGCAGTTTTTGTTCGTTCGCGCTGAGCAGACGTATCGCTACGCTGCCGGCGTCATAACGAAGGGGGTAACCATGTCTGCCGACCACGTGCTGTCCTGGGCCGGACTGCTCAGCGCAGTGCTGTTCCTGACGCTCATCGTCGTCATCGCATAGGCACGGCGGATCGGGAGCCAAAGGTCATGGCGGCGGCGCGCAGGGTACTGCCCGGTTTCGGGCTTTCGATGGGGGTGACGCTCGCGTACCTCTCGCTGATCGTATTCATTCCACTCACGGCTGTCTTCATCAAGAGCGCGTCGCTCGGGTGGAGCGAGTTCTGGCACGTCGCGACGACCCCACGCGTGATGGCCTCCTACCGCTTGAGCTTCGGGGCCTCGCTGCTGGCGGCAGCGATCAATGTCGTATTCGGCCTGATGCTGGCGTGGAGCCTGGTTCGCTATAACTTCCCCGGCCGTCGCATCGTCGATGCGCTCATCGATCTGCCGTTCGCCCTCCCGACCGCCGTCGCCGGCATTGCCCTGACCGCTCTCTACGCGCCCAACGGGTGGCTCGGCCATTACCTCGAGCTGATCGGCATCAAGGTTGCGTTCACACCGCTCGGGGTGCTCGTCGCTCTGGTTTTCATCGGCGTGCCCTTCATCGTGCGTACGGTGCAGCCGGTGCTCGAGGACCTCGACATCGAGTTCGAGGAGGCCGCTGCCAGTCTCGGCGCCACGCGTTTGCAGACCATCCGTCGCGTCGTGCTGCCGGCGTTGGGACCCGCGCTGCTGACCGGTTTTGCGCTGGCCTTCGCCCGCGCCGTCGGCGAATACGGCTCGGTGATCTTCATCGCCGGCAATCTGCCGATGATCTCGGAAATCACGCCCCTGATCATCATCACCAAGCTCGAGCAGTACGACTACGCCGGCGCGACGACGGTGGCCGCCGTCATGCTGATCGTGTCCTTCATCCTGCTGCTCATCATCAACGTGCTGCAGGCCTGGACGGCGCGCTCGAACGAAAGGTCGCGGTAAATGGCCGTCGTCGCCCACGCCGCGCCGTTCGCCCGCGCCGAGCGCTTCGAGGCGAGCCCCGCCGCTGCCGATCCGCCGCTGGTGAAGTGGATCGTCATCGGCATTTCGCTGGCCTTCTTCGCCACCTTCCTACTGTTGCCGCTGGTGGCGGTCTTTGTCGAAGCCTTCAAGAAGGGCTGGGAAGCCTATTTCAGCGCCATCGCTACGCCCGACACGCTCTCCTCTATCAAGCTAACGCTGCTGGCGGCGGCAATCGCCGTCCCGCTGAACGTCGTCTTCGGAATTGCTGCCGCGTGGGCGATCGCCAAGCACGACTTTCGCGGCAAGCAGTTTTTGATCACACTGATCGACCTGCCGTTCTCGGTTTCGCCGGTCATCGCCGGCCTCATCTACGTCCTGGTGTTCGGTCTGCAGGGCTGGTTTGGGCCATGGCTGTACGAGCACGACATCAAAATCATCTTCGCCGTGCCCGGCATCGTGCTGGCGACGATCTTCGTCACGGTGCCGTTCGTCGCCCGCGAGCTCATTCCGCTCATGCAGGCGCAGGGACGCGAGGAAGAAGAGGCGGCGCTGGTGCTCGGCGCCACGGGTTGGCGGATGTTCAAGAGCGTGACGCTGCCCAACATCAAATGGGGTCTGCTGTATGGCATCATCCTCTGCAACGCCCGCGCGATGGGCGAGTTCGGCGCCGTGTCGGTCGTGTCCGGCCACATCCGCGGTCAGACCAACACCATGCCGCTGCACGTCGAAATTCTTTATAATGAGTACCAATTCGCCGCCGCGTTCGCCGTGGCGTCGTTGCTGGCACTGCTAGCCCTGGTCACCCTGGTCCTGAAGACCTTCGTCGAGTGGCGGGCCGGCATTCAACCGCATGAGCCCGAGGCACCATGAGCATCGAAGTCCGCGGCATCCGCAAAACGTTCGGCAGCTTCGTCGCGCTGGATAACGTCAGCCTGGATTTTCCGACCGGCCAGCTTGTCGCGCTGCTCGGCCCTTCGGGATGCGGCAAGACCACGCTTTTGCGCATCATTGCCGGCCTCGACTACGCGGATCAGGGCAGCATCATCCTCGACGGCGAGGATGCCTCCGGTACGCACGTGCGCGAGCGGCAAGTCGGATTCGTGTTCCAGCACTATGCGCTGTTCCGGCACATGACGGTGTTCGACAACGTCGCCTTCGGGCTGCGCGTGAAGCCGCGCCGCCTGCGGCTGCCCGAGCGCGAGATCAAGAAGAACGTGAAAGAGCTGCTCGAGCTGGTGCAGCTCGGCTGGCTCGCCGATCGCTATCCCTCCCAGTTGTCCGGCGGCCAGCGCCAGCGCATCGCACTTGCCCGCGCCCTCGCAGTGCGTCCGCGTGTGCTGCTTCTCGATGAGCCGTTCGGCGCGCTCGACGCCAAGGTGCGCAAAGAGCTGCGACGCTGGCTGCGCCGGCTGCACGACGAGCTGCACATCACCTCGCTGTTCGTGACCCACGATCAGGACGAGGCGATCGAGCTGGCCGACCGGCTGGTGCTGATGAACAAGGGCAAGGTCGAGCAGACGGGCACCGTGCGCGAGGTCTACGCCAAGCCGGCCACGCCGTTCGTCTATTCGTTCCTCGGCGCGGTGAACAAGTTCAGCGGCCGGGTCGATGGCGAATATCTGCGGGTCAACGGCAACGTGATGCCGATTGCCGGCGGGGGCGGCGTCAATGGCAGCGACGTCGTTGCGTTCGCCCGCCCGCACGAACTCGACATCGTTGCCGCCGACCGGGGCGATGCGGTGGGCGTGCCTGCAACTGTGAACCGCATCCTCGACGTCGGCGCCGTGGCCCGGGTCGAGCTGAGCGCGCCGGCTTACCAGTCGAACGGCGCCGGAAAGCCGGCCGAGCCGCAGTTCTTCGAGGTGGAATTATCGGCCCAGAAACTTTCCGAGCTTAATCTCGCCGCCGGCCAGCCAGTCCGCCTCGTGAGTTCGAGGCTCCGGGTCTTCGATCGAGGCGCCCAGACGTGAACTTCCAGCAGCTTCGCATCATCCGAGAAACCGTACGGCGCAAGTTCAATTTAACGGAAGTCGCCAACGCCCTGCACACGTCGCAGTCGGGTGTCTCCAAGCACATCAAGGATCTCGAGGACGAGCTCGGCATCGAGTTGTTCGTGCGTCGCGGCAAGCGGCTGCTCGGCCTGACGGAGCCCGGAAAGGAGCTGGTCGGCATCGTGCAGCGCATGTTGCTCGACGCGCGCAACATCAAGCAGCTCGCCGAGCAGTTCGCCTCTGCCGATCTCGGCGAGCTGACGGTGGCGACGACGCACACCCAGGCGCGCTATGCGCTCCCCCAGGTGGTGGTGAAGTTCAAGCAGGAGTTCCCCAAGGTGCGCCTCGTTCTGCATCAGGCGAGCCCGAAGGAGATCGTCACCATGCTGCTCGAGGGAAGCGCCGACATCGGCGTCGCCACCGAAGCGCTGGAGGAGAACCCGGACGTCACCTCGTTTCCGTACTACTCATGGGACCATGCGGTGATCGTGCCGGCGGGGCACGAGCTCGAAAAGGTCGATCCGCTGACGCTCGAAGCGATCGCCGAGTGGCCGATCATCACCTACGACCCGGGCTTCACCGGCCGCTCGCGTATCGATCAGGCATTCGCCAAAGCGGCGATCGTGCCGGACATTATCATGACGGCGCTCGACGCCGACGTGATCAAGACCTACGTCGAGGCGGGGCTGGGCATCGGTATCATCGCCTCGGTCGCGTACGATCCCAAGCGTGATACGGGGTTGAAGCTTCTGTCGGCGAAGGGGCTGTTCGCGCGCAACACCTCGCGCATCGCCGTGCGCCACGGCCGCTACCTGCGCGGCTACGCCTATCGCTTCATCGAGTTGTGCTCGGCGGACCTGACAGAATCGGTGGTGCGCTCGCGTATTGCGCCCAAGGCCGACGACGACGTCACCGACTAATCTCAGCCAACAGCTTCTATGCGAAGCGCGAGCTGCGGCGGGCAGTCGATCAGCCAGTCCTTGATGCCGTCGGCGACGGTGCGATAGACGGCGGCGCCGGTCGCCTCGCCGAGCGCGGTGTGCTTACCCGCGTATGATTGCGGGTCACCGCCTAGGGGAGCGGCGACCGCGACGCAGTCCGTGCCTGTGCCGGTGACGGCGAGGCCACCGCGCGCGATGCTGGCGTCGATTACGGCCGCGGTGCGCGCCTCGGTGGCGATCGACATGGCTTCGAGCATCGCGCCTTCGGTCAACGACTGCCCGACGTGCACGAGCAGATTGATGGTGCCGGTGAACGGCGGCGGCTGATGCAGCCGCGTACCGACGCGCTCGCTGTTCGACAGTCCGACGGTCGCGATGCAGCGCACGTGCTGATCTTCGACCGTCGCGCGCGCCACTTGGTAGCGCGAGATATCACGCGAGGTGACGAGCGTCACGGCATCGTCGAGGCCGGCAGCGGCGATCCGCTGCCGGATGACCTCGAACGCGTCCACCTCGGGCGGCAGGTCGGCGTTGCGCACCTCGAGCCATGCCACGCGGGTCGCAACCTGGAGACCGGGGCGGAGCGGCGCCCAGCTCAGGACCTGGTGCGGCCCGTTGAACGCCACGACCAGGTGCGGCGGAGCAAGCGCGATCGAGAATGGGTCGTGCATCCGCCTCTC
Proteins encoded:
- a CDS encoding sulfate/molybdate ABC transporter ATP-binding protein; the protein is MSIEVRGIRKTFGSFVALDNVSLDFPTGQLVALLGPSGCGKTTLLRIIAGLDYADQGSIILDGEDASGTHVRERQVGFVFQHYALFRHMTVFDNVAFGLRVKPRRLRLPEREIKKNVKELLELVQLGWLADRYPSQLSGGQRQRIALARALAVRPRVLLLDEPFGALDAKVRKELRRWLRRLHDELHITSLFVTHDQDEAIELADRLVLMNKGKVEQTGTVREVYAKPATPFVYSFLGAVNKFSGRVDGEYLRVNGNVMPIAGGGGVNGSDVVAFARPHELDIVAADRGDAVGVPATVNRILDVGAVARVELSAPAYQSNGAGKPAEPQFFEVELSAQKLSELNLAAGQPVRLVSSRLRVFDRGAQT
- a CDS encoding CysB family HTH-type transcriptional regulator codes for the protein MNFQQLRIIRETVRRKFNLTEVANALHTSQSGVSKHIKDLEDELGIELFVRRGKRLLGLTEPGKELVGIVQRMLLDARNIKQLAEQFASADLGELTVATTHTQARYALPQVVVKFKQEFPKVRLVLHQASPKEIVTMLLEGSADIGVATEALEENPDVTSFPYYSWDHAVIVPAGHELEKVDPLTLEAIAEWPIITYDPGFTGRSRIDQAFAKAAIVPDIIMTALDADVIKTYVEAGLGIGIIASVAYDPKRDTGLKLLSAKGLFARNTSRIAVRHGRYLRGYAYRFIELCSADLTESVVRSRIAPKADDDVTD
- the cysT gene encoding sulfate ABC transporter permease subunit CysT, coding for MAAARRVLPGFGLSMGVTLAYLSLIVFIPLTAVFIKSASLGWSEFWHVATTPRVMASYRLSFGASLLAAAINVVFGLMLAWSLVRYNFPGRRIVDALIDLPFALPTAVAGIALTALYAPNGWLGHYLELIGIKVAFTPLGVLVALVFIGVPFIVRTVQPVLEDLDIEFEEAAASLGATRLQTIRRVVLPALGPALLTGFALAFARAVGEYGSVIFIAGNLPMISEITPLIIITKLEQYDYAGATTVAAVMLIVSFILLLIINVLQAWTARSNERSR
- a CDS encoding helix-turn-helix domain-containing protein; its protein translation is MSSSAELLMARTDKEHGTRRPRFDGGASAPRSLPAIIGTNLKRLRTRQGHSLERLAKLAGVSRAMLSQIETGKSVPTISLLLKVAEALGVSLATLVSKPASQQTKVLVRNTSPLLSSNGGRFTARALFVPSEADARVEFYECRLAAKHREAFEPQVGGTRESIVVVKGRVELTVGVDQPLLLSEGDAALFQADVERIFRNPEGNEALLYRVVTYNGKSG
- a CDS encoding porin, which produces MSLTRILTGPARAQLIAATLAATFACAPSLAQATDPGSSCCADLDARIAELEETVARRGNRKVGLEIYGLVNQALLGWYDGKESDAYLVTNDNQRTRFGFKGKAKIDKNWEAGFKIEIGIRSANSKRVSQIDPKGDDNPDDVGFDLRDIYWYLKEKHRGTLIVGLSNAATDKITEINLTQTESFAKYSDVEDTGLGMLLRSAVNGRLTSSGISWRRLIGDSGDQPGEGERGFDMIKYESPAVHGFFLSASLGTKEFWDVALRYKGEFGDVKFEAGVGYLEVIDGAELAVCAAAEVDNIAFDGTVHSNQDCQSYGGSFSVLHEKTGLFLNFGTGLKVDNLIRDTQRFSGTNVDEDQFFWAAQAGVEKKFNDLGKTTIYGEYYNYDGAGGTRRTVRAGDALNPTGTGNWAEWYTDVNIMGAGIAQGIDKAAMILYLSYRHVEGELQLRQLNGVVANGPIADAPLDDLDLLLTGAVIKF
- a CDS encoding adenosylcobinamide amidohydrolase, translated to MHDPFSIALAPPHLVVAFNGPHQVLSWAPLRPGLQVATRVAWLEVRNADLPPEVDAFEVIRQRIAAAGLDDAVTLVTSRDISRYQVARATVEDQHVRCIATVGLSNSERVGTRLHQPPPFTGTINLLVHVGQSLTEGAMLEAMSIATEARTAAVIDASIARGGLAVTGTGTDCVAVAAPLGGDPQSYAGKHTALGEATGAAVYRTVADGIKDWLIDCPPQLALRIEAVG
- the cysW gene encoding sulfate ABC transporter permease subunit CysW: MAVVAHAAPFARAERFEASPAAADPPLVKWIVIGISLAFFATFLLLPLVAVFVEAFKKGWEAYFSAIATPDTLSSIKLTLLAAAIAVPLNVVFGIAAAWAIAKHDFRGKQFLITLIDLPFSVSPVIAGLIYVLVFGLQGWFGPWLYEHDIKIIFAVPGIVLATIFVTVPFVARELIPLMQAQGREEEEAALVLGATGWRMFKSVTLPNIKWGLLYGIILCNARAMGEFGAVSVVSGHIRGQTNTMPLHVEILYNEYQFAAAFAVASLLALLALVTLVLKTFVEWRAGIQPHEPEAP